From the Salvelinus alpinus chromosome 12, SLU_Salpinus.1, whole genome shotgun sequence genome, the window tcatgtcttaaagtaatgatggactatcgtttctctttgcttatttgagctgttcttgccataatatatattttgatgtaGAAACtatttttggttacgacatgattccatatgtgttatttcatagtgttgatgtcttcactattattctacaaagtagaaaatactacaaataaagaaaaacccttgaataagtaggtgtgttcaaacttttgactggtactgtacgtattttttttaaactggaaAATCAAGTtttgactgcactgcccctttaactTAACCAATTGTAATTAATGCCTATACTTAACCATCAAAACTCAACGTTTATCCCCCCGGACAAATGTCAAATATTGACTGTGTCAAACCATGAGATCTTATTGGAATTATTGCCAGTGAGATCTACACTACagtttaaaagtttggggtcaattagaaatgtccttgttttctaaagaaaagcaaattttttgtacattaaaataacatcaaattgatcagaaatacagtgtaaacattgttaatgttgtaaattactattgtagctggaaacggcagattttttatggaatatctacataggcgtacagaggtccattatcagcaaccatcactcctgtgttccaattgcacgttgtgttagctaatccaagttgatcattttaaaaggctaattgatcattagaaaacctttttgcaattatgttaacacagctgaaaactgttctgattaaagaagcaataaaactggccttctataGACTAGctgagtacctggagcatcagcatttgtggattacaggctcaaaattgccagaaacaaagaactttcttctgaaactcatcagtctattcttgttctgagaaatgaaggttattccatgtgagaaattgccaagaaaccgaagatctcgtacaacgctgtgtactactcccttcacagaacagcgcgaactggctctaaccagaatagaaagaggagtgaaaggccccggtgcacaactgagcaagaggacaagagtgtctagagaaacagatgcctcacaagtcctcaactggcagcttcattaaatagtacccgcaaaacaccattctcaacgtcaacagtgaagaagcgactctgggatgctggccttctaggctgtTTCCAGcttacaatagtaatttacaataataacaatgtctacactgtatttgtgatcaatttgatgtcattttaatggacaaaaatgtgcttttctttcaaaaacaaggacatttctaagtgaccccaaacttttgaacggtagtgtaagtcAACAGTTGCCACTCTTATGACTCTTACTATTTATGGTATCAGTTCGTGCTCTATCATGTCCAATGCTTTGTGCAATATATGTGAAAGGCtttgtactgtgtatatatacatgtagAACCCAAACACAGCAACCAAACATTTGTGACAGGCCCCTAGTCCGTTGCCTGTCTACCCAGACGCATTGCTCCGGCCAAACGCCATGCCTACGAACGTTTCGCAGACAAATTTAGTTTGAGTCATCAGTCAACTAAGTCTGAGGAATGAGCACAATTATGCCAAACTATTACAACTAATTAGACAATTAGATGAACACTATTATAAATACTGTTTAACCAAAACTATTTTTTCCTCTCAGTATCAGTTGTCCCGTTGTAGAATCTGTTTCTTTTCCAAGACTATGTGTGTTAAAAAAGGAATCAAATGTCTTTATTTCCAGTTTTTTCACTCAATATCACACTGAAATTCCCAAAAGATGTCATGTGCTGTAATAAAATGAACGACAGTATATTTTGATAACAAACCGTAATGTGTCGCTACGGTGATCAGTTTCTCATTTCGAAATACAATAAACATTGCATACTTACTGAATTCATTGCTCTCAGAGATTCAGGTGTTTATCTTAAAATCAgaagtgtattttttttatacataatcAGATTTCCAAAGTGGTTTGGTACAACATTTTAGTGTCACAAAACAATACACATTGCCAATACATAACACAGTATCAAGCAGAAAAGTATTACATTATTTATCTTTGTGCTCAGGGTGTGATGTTGTGGTGAGCAGTCCTTGGAGAGGGGGGTACTCACACCCTTTCTACAAATGTCCATCCACAGTCCCTCAAACAAACGACACTACCCATAATCCCCTAGGTCCCAGAGCCCTCTGTCTCCCCACAGTCTACCCCCGGGGAGATACTggaagagtgtgagagagagcgagttgACCCCCCATCGCTGTgtcccgagtcctctgtcctacaTTGAGCAGAACTGGGGCTGTGGCATGCCTGTTCCTCCTcatgcccctctctccctttcccctgccCCTCCACCAGACCCTGCAGGTATTTAATATGACGAATCGCTGCCCTGAGTGTCTCCACTTTACTGAGCCTCTTCTCACTGGCGCCCCCTGGCAGGTGGTCCCTCAGCTTGGCATAGCCCTGGTTCACACACTTTACTCTCTGACGCTCCCGCTCGTTCCTCTTCTGGAGAAACGCCGGCTCGAAGGGGCATTCGTACACCCCGAAGCGTCCATGGTGGAAGGGAGATAAGTATGGGAGCAGGGTGGGGCCTCCGGGGCCCCGGAACGAGGCGTCATAGAGGCCTCCAGGATCCATGGTGGTGGGGTAGAGGAGGAAGGGCACGGTGTGGGCCAGAGGGTCAGAGTGGAGGtggtgggagtgggagtgggtgCGGTTCTCAGAGTGGCCACTAGAGGGAGACAGTCCGTATGGCAGGATGCTGCCTCTGTTAAGGTAAGTGGGCCGCTGATCTACGAATGGGTGGGAGAAGGCAGCACTCATGTTGATGGTGtaaaggaacagagagagatagagatcctCTTTAGACAAATTGATGGATTAGGAATCGAAGAGGCAAGTTAGTGAATCACTTTGTTTTGTTGTTTCCTCCGCTCGTGACATCCAGTTTTCTGGAGAACTTGTTCTCCTCAAGTGGAAGGAGAAACCAGGTGAAGCTTCATCATCAAacactctcctctgctctcctctcctcttgtagATCTGTGGATGTGAATTAAGACAGGATGAAAGTTTAGAGCTTATTTAAATGAGACACCTTCATCAAACAAGGGACTTTTTGAGGATAATGATGATTATTGCATGTATTTAAAGATGAAGTGAGGCTATATAAACTTCAGAGGTAAGGGATTAGGTAGCTGCAGTTGAGGATCTTTTCAGTTCCTTGAaaatctttatttttttattgcaaTGAGAGTATGCAAATTCTGGACTACTCTGGCTTTAATCTACTTTGACTTTTTTGTAAATCAAAAGTCAATTGTTCTGAGAAGCAACAATGAACGTCACATGAAAGGGTTAATATTGTGGGCGGAACTGTAATTTCCCTCAATAATCTTAAAATATCTTctaatccctctctccctccttctcttcttctcctccctttctttcattctcttctctctctctactacacagagagagagagagagagagagagagagagagagagagagagagagagagagagagagagagagagagagagagagagagagagagagagagagagagagagagagagagagagagagagagagagagagagagagagagagagagagagagagagagagagagagagagagagagagagagagagaggaggaattcCCCTCTCTTTAAGCCAGTGTCGGGTTTCCCAAAGACAGTGGAACGTCTGCCAAAACCACTTAGGCATTTGAAAGAGAGGGTTATTGTATACAACATTGACAGTTGTATATGTCTTTTGAAGTAACaattttaaacacacacacacagacacacacaagcacacaccacCCCCACCAGATAACACTGTATCTTGAAGTACTAGGGGAAAAAACAATCATCAAGAGGAGGAATCATGTATGCTGAGTCTTTCTTTGCATTCAAAGTATGCTGTATCGCATTAGTGGAAACCAAGATTGTTCTCAGGGCTGGGCTGGTTTTGATGAGCAAaagtgacttttcgtagcaggttaggagaacttacacaGCCGGTTAGGAGAATTatcgtggcaggttaggagaattaggttaaggttaggaaaagggatagggttagctaaaatgctaaaattGTCCCTGATGCGACTCAAACATGTCTAGCTACAACCAGGTctgccctgagaacagtcttggtttccaCTATTGCGATGCTGCTCAAGGTATTAGGATTTAGATAGAATAGATGGAATACAAGCATAATTACAATGTCTTATAATTCATAAGTACAATGGCATTCATATAATCTAAAACTCTATTATGAATAAGAATTATCTATCTATACTCGCCATCTATATATACCTCTATCTATATACTATCTACATTCTACGTATTATCATAGAACCGAACATAAGATATCACATTAAAGCATAATGTACAATGCAGCCTTTTTCAGTCCATTGAATTTAACTTACTGAtataaaagacagaacaaataatatatatttacTGTAGATATTTAGGCCTACTGTGGATATTTACTGTGTGGCCACACAAACACCTCTTTATCCTGCATCCTTTACATGTCACATGACACAGTTCATTGAATTTATTTGCATGGACTCGTACATAATGCAAAAAGTCAAATGTGTTTCCTCCATTGCAGATGTGTTCATTCTACTCTGTCCATCTTACCTTCAGATGAACAGATGAGACTCGGGTTCCTCCACATTTAGTACCAGGCCTCCAGGTGCTCAGGGGGGAGACGGGAAGGTCCTTAGCCAGCCTGGGGTAGTCTCTCTCTGCAGTCAGGACCTCAGTGCGGTCCCTCTCAGGTATTCCGTGGTGGTGTGGTCTCTGTAGTTGTGTGTCACGTGGAAGGTGGATCCCAGCTCTTACCTGCTCTCACCCCTGGACGCCCCGCCCACAATGAGATGGTTGGGAAATCAACGGAGATGAAGAAAGTGTTTGTAGCATAAAGAAGTGGTATTTTATAAACACACCCATTCCCAATGTTTGATTCAAGAATGTAATGATAGTTTGACATTAATGACAAGCTTGTCAACACTGCAGTAAGTAATGTCGAGTCAGAcagatttagcagacgctcttatcaagAGCAACTTACTAGTAGCAAGGGCACACATTCTGGTACCTTTCCAGACTGGAcccagtgggaatcaaacccactactctggcgttgcaagcaccatgtactaccaactgagccacacaggactcaATGATCTCTGAGACAGAGCATCAGTGCCAGTGATTCAGCATGAAAAAAACCTCGTTACACTATTGATTTGTGTTTAATTTCATATTGCTGATTGCGTCAACTGCAGTAAGCATTGTCTTAAAGAGAATCACATTGTTCTGACAACTAAGGATCATCTCCTTTTTCATCCTGTTGTTCATTGTCTTGAAGGAAGGGACTGTTCAAACTGCCGCTAAATGTCAGTTGCAGTAATAGCCAGGTTTACTGGTTCAGAGCAGAATCACAGAGCTGCATCCTGAGAATGACTGTTTGCTGTTTCCTATCCCTAATCCTCTACTTCCAACACTGATTAAACAGTCTAGTCATTTAGGTAGAACCATAGAAATCACTGACGATATTTAATAAATAAAGGATCTCATTGGGTGGACCCCCTTTCTAGAAAGCACACTCTTCCTGTTCTCCTACAATGTGAAATATACACTGAATTTAcacggggcatggactctacaaggtgttgaaagcattccacagggatgctggcccatgttgactccaatgcttcccaaagttgtgtcaagttggctgaatgtcctttgggtggtggaccattcttgataaacacaggaaactgttgagtgttaaaaacccagcagcgttgcagttcttgacacaaaccagtacacctggtacctactaccataccccgttcaaaggcacttaaatattttgtcttgcccattcaccctctgaatgacacacatacacaatccatgtctcaattgtctcaaggcttaacagtccttctttaacttgtctcctccccttcatctacactgattgaagtggatttaacaggttaaatcgataagggatcatagctttcacctggattcacctggtcagtctatgtcatggaaagagcaggggtttcttatgttttgtacactcagtgtaggtcCATTAATTAAACAGAGCAAATGTGCATAACCAGTAAATGCTATAGTACCTGATTCTGCTATTAACCATCGTCTGAATCAACATTGTTCTTTAAAATCATCTGATTGTGTTTACTATATGGCATTGATTGTACTGCACTGTGTTTGCTGCTGTGTGTTCATCGTGGTATGTTGAACATGTAAGATACTCTGTGTCTGTTCATCGTGGTATGTTGAACATGTAAGATACTCTGTGTGTACATCGTGGTATGTTGAACATGTAAGATACTCTGTGTGTTCATCGTGGTATGTTGAACATGTAAGATACTCTGTGTGTGTTCATCGTGGTATGTTGAACATGTAAGATACTCTGTGTGTTCATCGTGGTATGTTGAACATGTAAGATACTCTGTGTGTTCATCGTGGTATGTTGAACATGTAAAATACTCTGTGTGTTCATCGTGGTATGTTGAACATGTAAGATACTCTGTGTGTTCATCGTGGTATGTTGAACATGTAAGATACTCTGTGTGTTCATCGTGGTATGTTGAACATGTAAGATACTCTGTGTGTTCATCGTGGTATGTTGAACATGTAAGATACTCTGTGTGTGTTCATCGTGGTATGTTGAACATGTAAGATACTCTGTGTGTTCATCGTGGTATGTTGAACATGTAAGATACTCTGTGTGTTCATCGTGGTATGTTGAACATGTAAGATACTCTGTGTGTTCATCGTGGTATGTTGAACATGTAAGATACTCTGTGTGTTCATCGTGGTATGTTGAACATGTAAGATACTCTGTGTGTTCATCGTGGTATGTTGAACATGTAAGATACTCTGTGTGTTCATCGTGGTATGTTGAACATGTAAGATACTCTGTGTGTTCATCGTGGTATGTTGAACATGTAAGATACTCTGTGTGTTCATCGTGGTATGTTGAACATGTAAGATACTCTGTGTGTGTTCATCGTGGTATGTTGAACATGTAAGATACTCTGTGTGTTCATCGTGGTATGTTGAACATGTAAGATACTCTGTGTGTGTTCATCGTGGTATGTTGAACATGTAAGATACTCTGTGTGTTCATCGTGGTATGTTGAACATGTAAAATACTCTGTGTGTTCATCGTGGTATGTTGAACATGTAAGAGACTCTGTGTGTTCATCGTGGTATGTTGAACATGTAAGATACTCTGTGTGTTCATCGTGGTATGTTGAACATGTAAGATACTCTGTGTGTTCATCGTGGTATGTTGAACATGTAAGAATATCGTGGTATGTGAACATGTACCTGTGTGTTCATCGTGGTATGTTGAACATGTAAGATACTCTGTGTGTTCATCGTGGTATGTTGAACATGTAAGATACTCTGTGTGTTCATCGTGGTATGTTGAACATGTAAGATACTCTGTGTGTTCATCGTGGTATGTTGAACATGTAAGATACTCTGTGTGTTCATCGTGGTATGTTGAACATGTAAGATACTCTGTGTGTTCATCGTGGTATGTTGAACATGTAAGATACTCTGTGTGTTCATCGTGGTATGTTGAACATGTAAGATACTCTGTGTGTTCATCGTGGTATGTTGAACATGTAAGATACTCTGTGTGTACATCGTGGTATGTTGAACATGTAAGATACTCGGTGTGTTCATCGTGGTATGTTGAACATGTAAAATACTCTGTGTGTTCATCGTGGTATGTTGAACATGTAAAATACTCTGTGTGTTCATCGTGGTATGTTGAACATGTAAAATACTCTGTGTGTTCATCGTGGTATGTTGAACATGTAAAATACTCTGTGTGTTCATCGTGGTATGTTGAACATGTAAGAGACTCTGTGTGTTCATCGTGGTATGTTGAACATGTAAGATACTCTGTGTGTTCATCGTGGTATGTTGAACATGTAAGATACTCTGTGTGTTCATCGTGGTATGTTGAACATGTAAGATACTCTGTGTGTTCATCGTGGTATGTTTAACATGTAAGATACTCTGTGTGTTCATCGTGGTATGTTTAACATGTAAGATACTCTGTGTGTTCATCGTGGTATGTTGAACATGTAAGATACTCTGTGTGTGTTCATCGTGGTATGTTGAACATGTAAGAGACTCTGTGTGTTCATCGTGGTATGTTTAACATGTAAGATACTCTGTGTGTTCATCGTGGTATGTTGAACATGTAAGATACTCTGTGTACCACTTCTTTCTTACCatgccattttttttaaatgagagCCATTTCTTGACTTACCCTCTTTCTATTTAGTTAAAAGAATTATAAATGACTCAAATGAcaataaatgtaaatgtgatgtgaTTTGCAGGGTGGCCTGGGACAGGTCTGAGCATGTGTTCTCTGTGATTAGAGAAGAGTAAGGTTCACACATAAGAGCCCGGGACTGAGCCACAGACAGTCAAGGAGAGGGGGATTGAGTTGCAGCCGTGTCTGTCTATTACACACATCACATAcgtatgcacatacacacacacacacacactcacatcaaaCGCAGACAACATACTTTAAAGACCCCAAACATCAGTCATCTACAGATAACGATTAGTGTGGACTCTAATGGCCAGCCCCTAAAAACAACATCAATATGCCCTCATTAAGTTGCCGCTTGATGTGCTCCTCCTCCAAATATGGAGCTGGATTGAGATCCTCAACCATCTAGAGGGAAATACAATCACTGAAATACTGCCACTATACTAGTACAACAACTCCACACTCACACCACTAGCAAACATCTACCATAACTACCACTGAACATCTACAACTTCATCAACTCAATTTTTATCAGCAACATCATGCAAATTGTTGGGTATCATATATATTGTCCTGTGAATGTGATTACAGATTCAATTTAGCAAACAAAACCAAAAAGTAAACAACAAATATTAATATCATAGCGAGATACAGTATGTCTGAAATTAACTGGCTGATGCCACATAGACTACTGTGTTTTGCGACTCAAAGTAAGCCCAATGCTATAGTTCAGAGGTTATATAATCCAACTGTGCATTTACAGTATGTCAGGAAATGTTGTTCACTTACCATAGGGATCTGTGGGAGACTTGGTAGGGATTGGAAGTACAGGAAACGGAATGTGACAGGTGAGATAGGACAGGTAATTCCCTTTAAAGAGAAGAACAGAACTATGTCACACTATCTAAGCGTGTCAGACCAACCATAACACACAAACCTCATCTGTTTTGGATATATACTTTGAAGAGCGATGGAGATGTGAAGAGCGTCTCTCACCATTGGAAGGATGGGAAAACAAGGATGCCATCGGTTTATAAATATACAGtgatttcggaaagtattcagaccccttgactttttccacatttggttacattacagccttattctaaaatggtttaaataaatgttttcctcatcaaactacacacaataccccataatgacaaagtgaaaacagaaataccttatttacataagtattcagaccttttgctatgagactcaaattgagctcaggtgcatcctgttcccattgatcatccttgagatgtttctacaatttgattggagtccacctgtggaaaattcaattgattggacatgatttggaaaggcacacacctgtttataaaaggtcccatagttgacagttcatgtcagagcaaaacccaagccatgaaCGAATTTtccgtagtgctccgagacaggattgtgtcgaggcacagatctggggaagggtaccaaaacatttctgcagcattgtaggtccccgagaacacagtggcctcatcattcttaattggaagaagtttggaatcactaagactcttcctagagctggccgcccgcccagactaagcaatcgggggagaaggaccttggtcagggaggtgaccaagaaccctgatggtcagcctgacagagctccagagttcctctgtggagatgggagaaccttccagaaggaaagccatttctgcagaactccaccaatcagccctttatggtagagtggctagacggaagccactcctcggtaaaaggcacatgatagcccactCCGAGTTTTCCAAAATGCACCTGAAGgacccagaccatgagaaacaagattctctggtctgatgaaaccaggactgaactctttggcctgaatgccaagaatcGCGTCTGGactaaacctggcaccatccctacagtgaagcatgggggtggcagcctcatgctggTGGGCTGAttttcagcagcagagactgggagactagtcaggatcgagggaaagatgaatggagcaaagtacagagagatccttgatgaaaatctactccagagcgctaagggacctcagactggggcaaaggttcaccttccaacaggacaatgaccgtaagcacacagcctataggcagaaactcaaacaggaagtacccatgcaaaggactattcaatgctggtctgactaATCGGAATCCAcgtttcaagattgttttgatcacgtggactgatatatgttccgggtagcctcagaaaATAATATTGAcgtatatgctgattcggtgagtgagtttataaggaagtctATAGgaaatgttgtacccactgtggcTTTAAAAAcgtaccctaaccagaaaccgtggatagatggcggcattcgcgcaaaactgaaagcgcaaaccaccggatttaaccatggaaaggtgactgggaatatggccgaatataaacagtgtagttatttcctccgcaaggcaatcaaacaagcaaaatgtctatatagagacaaagtggagtcgcaattcaacggctcagacacgagacgtatgtggcagggactacagacaatcacggtctacaaaaggaaaaccagtcaCGTTACCGACACctacgtcttgcttccagacaaactaaacatcttctttgcccgctttgaggataatacagtgccaccgactaccaaggactgtgggctctccttctccgtggccagcGTGAGTAAGATATTTAAACACGTTAACCCTCGTAAGGCTGCCGGCTCAGACgacatccctagctgcgtcctcagagtaCGCGCAGACCAGGTGGCGGGTGTGTTTAcggatatattcaatctctccctatcccagtgtgctgtccccacatgtttcaggatggccaccattgttcctgtacccacccaaaattctgagatttccatccccaactacaacattttccgtcaagatattACTGCCAAATAGAactgcctggtcgttctttaaaagtaatttcctcaccatcttaaataagcatgcccctttcaaaaaatgtagaactagaacagatacagcccttggttcacttCAGACCTGACTgtcctcgaccagcacaaaaacataatGTGgtggactgcactagcatcgaatagtccccgcgatatgcaacttttcagggaagtcaggaacaaatacacgcagtcagtcaggaaagcaaaggctagctttttcaaacagaaatttggatcctgtagctctaactccaaaacgttttgggacactgtaaagtccattgagaacaagagcacctcctcccagctgcccactgcacagaggctagaaaacactgtcaccaccgacaaatccatgataatcgagaatttcaataagcatttctcaatggctggccatgttttcctcctggctacccaaaaccccggccaacagctcagcaCCTCCCGCAGCTACTTGCTCAAGCCTCctcagcttctccttcacccatatccagataacagatgttctgaaagagctgcaaaacctggacccgtacaaatcagctgggctagacaatctggaccctctctttcacaaaattatccaccgccattgttgcaacccctattaccagtctgttcaacctctctttcgtatcgtccgagatccctaaatattggaaagctgccgcggtcatccccctcttcaaagggggtgacactctagacccaaactgttatagacctatatccatcctgcactgcctttctaaagtcttcgaaagccaagttaacaaacagatcactgaccatttcgaataacaccgtaccttctccgctgtgcaatccgattTCGAGCTgatcacgggtgcacctcagccacgctcaaggtactaaacgatatcataaccgccatcgataaaagacagaactgtgcagctgtcttcatcaacctggccaaggctttcgactctgtcaatcaccacattcttatcggcagaaacaacagccttggtttctcaaatgactgcctcgcctggttaaccaactactatactactatagagttcagtgtgtcaaatcggagggcctgttgtctggacctctggcagtccctATGGagttaccacagggttca encodes:
- the LOC139536091 gene encoding achaete-scute homolog 5-like, with translation MSAAFSHPFVDQRPTYLNRGSILPYGLSPSSGHSENRTHSHSHHLHSDPLAHTVPFLLYPTTMDPGGLYDASFRGPGGPTLLPYLSPFHHGRFGVYECPFEPAFLQKRNERERQRVKCVNQGYAKLRDHLPGGASEKRLSKVETLRAAIRHIKYLQGLVEGQGKGREGHEEEQACHSPSSAQCRTEDSGHSDGGSTRSLSHSSSISPGVDCGETEGSGT